ATTCCCATGATGAGGCCTGTGCAATTTGTTTATTTCTGTAAAGtagtaaaaaaatcttaaaataatgttatccTTTGTACCAAGGAATTCATATTTCAACAAGAGTTTACCTTTGAATTATTAGTTTTTGGGTGCATTATTAACATGTCCAAAACCAACAAGCTTGTGCAACCTGCCAAAAGTGTCGATCTTTTGTATGCTTCACTTAAGTTCTATGCTTTTCTTATTGATCCATGCATTTTAATGGAAAAACTATATTGTAACATGGATTTCAGGGATAATGACATATAATGGCCTTGAGAGTTGCATTATAAACAACCAGTCTTATGAAAACGAAAGCGGGACAAGTAGAGGAGAGGGTTGTGTAAGTGACTCCTTCGATGATGATGGTTGTTCAAGCTGTTCTTCCAGCAAAGATGCTTTTGGATCATTTTCATCTAAATGGTTGACAGTGAAGAAGGATGAACATGGTTTGAATGATTGGGAGCTTGCTGGAAGCCCTCAACATTTTTATGATAAAGAGAAACCGTGTTACTCCATTCAATATTCAGATGTGGagacaatgaaagaaaaatttgcaaaactgttaCTAGGTGAAGATATCACAGGAGGGCGTAGTGGCCTCAGCACAGCACTGGCATTATCTAATGCTATAACAAATCTTGCAGGTATAATGAATCTCCTTTTGTTCAACCATGAGCTAGTTATGCTTTGGTTGCTCTCTGTAATCCTTGtcattttatgaatttttttttcacatgatcCTGTTTCCCTATGACCAGTTAATGTTTAAGCATGCCATCTCTCTATGTGTTACAATTGTGATTGACTAATGTACTTTAATGGGAAATAAGAAGTTATGTTTGCATTAGGGAGATATATATGGAAAAATTGCAGATTAAAATGGGGATTTTATTCATTGAAGTCctcaaatcattgaaaaaaagaagaagaaagatgcaATAATGCtgttttatattaacataaagTGTGAATGGATATAGTCTTAAGTTCTAGCACCAAAATTCACTTTATGATTTTTGGTTGAACTTAATCAGGCTTTGACTTTTGTCGAACTTTCCTAATTCTTGGATCATGTTTTGtgcatcatttcttttttttattaattaactctTTAAATGCTTTAAATGTGTTGTAGCCACGGTTTTTGGGGAGCTTTGGAAATTGGAGCCATTGCCTGAAGAAAGAAAGACCAAATGGCAAAGAGAAATGGACTGGTTGCTTTCTCCTACAAACTACATGGTTGAGTTAGTACCTGCTAAGCAAAATTGTGCCAATGGCCGGATGCTAGAGGTATTCTTTGTCATTTTGGAactttgaagaataaaataatgttttttattatctgGTGAGATATATAATTATCCCTTGATATTGAAGCAGATAATGACACCAAAAGCCCGTGCAGACATCCATGTGAATCTTCCAGCACTTCAGAAGTTGGACTCTATGCTTATTGTAGGTGATCTCTTAATTCCTAAAATTGAGATTCATTTGCAGAGTTAATATTCATGCTAGTTGCATTGAATTTTCAATTTCTGACAGGACACACTAGATGCAATGGTGAATACTGAGTTTTGGTACTCAGAAGTAGGCAGCCGGGCAGAAGGAAGAACCAAGAGCGCAAAGCAGAGCAAGAGGTGGTGGCTCCCATTGCCACAAGTACCAACAACTGGGCTTTCTGACTCAGGAAGAAAGAAATTACTCAATCAGAGTAAGGTGGTGTATCAAGTATTCAAGGCTGCCAAATCTGTCAATGAAACTATTTTGCTTGAAATGCCTGTGCCGACTATTATCAAGGATGCACTACCAAAGGTAAAATTGGTCTATCTATTTCATAATAAGTGAAATTTAAGCTTGAAGAAACCTTCAGTTggtggaaaatgaaaaaagatccTATCCGAATTTAATTTCAGCTCATTTTAGCAGAAGAAAACCTGCTACTGTCAGTTTTGTCACTAAATCTGCTTATCCAGGCttgttatttttggttttttgatcaTGCTATGAATGGCTTAGAAACATGAAGTAAAAGGAAACATGAGCATGTTCACGTGGGAATTCTGTTTTGAGCTAGCCAACCTTTGACACATACCTTGTTCAGGGATAGTTCAGGTTTTCCACTGTGACTGATGAAGTAAAAGGAAACATGAGCATGTTCACGTGGGAATTCTGTTTTGAGCTAGCCAACCTTTGACACATACCTTGTTCAGGGATAGTTCAGGTTTTCCACTGTGACTGATGAATTTGACAATACAATGGCAAATGAGAGAGTTGCAGATTTAGTTTTTGAATGCTGCCATCGTATTGGCATTTGCTCTAACTTCTGTTGCCCTTCTTACAGTCTGGAAAGGCAAACCTTGGTGAGGAACTGTACAAGGTGTTGACTGCAGATTCAAACACAGCTGAGGAAATGCTCAATTCTCTTGATTTAAAATCAGAACACAGTGCTCTTGAGGCTGTTAACAAGTTAGAAGCTGCCATATTTGCATGGAAAGAGAGAGTTACTGCACAAGTCAGTGGTAGATCTCCAGTTCGAACATCATGGTCCTTTGTTAAGGACCCAGTGTCAGAGTTTGACAAGATGGAGTCACTGTTGGACAGTGCGGAATCCCTTCTACAGCTGCTAAAGAGCAGATATCCAAGCCTTCCTCAAACATTTCTTGATTCTACAAAAGTCCAATATGGCAAGGTGAGCTCCATTTTAGACCTTTTGATTGGAAAAATCACTTTTTGGCTGGAAAAAAGTGTATGATTGTGGTTGCTATTTCTGTAGGACGTGGGACATGCAATCTTGGAAGCATATTCACGGGTTCTTGGAAACGTGGCATTCAGCATTCTGTCTAGGATAGCGGACGTTATGCAAGAAGATTCATTGACCAATCCTAGTTCTCCTGCGGCCACATGTTGCTTTCCAGGAATAAATTCATCAGGGTATGTGGAGACTCCAGGTCATGTGCTACATGTCCGACAGTCACTCATCATCGATGAGATGAATAACGTGGATGGAAAGTACCGCGAATCCAATGCCAGTCATATTTCTGATCAGGAACTCTCATACAGCGAAGCCAGAACAAGCTCGGCAATTGCAACACCAAGTCGAAGTCGAGTATGGTGCATTGGTGGAGATGCTTGTAGAAGTCTGTCCCCTACAAATTCTCCATAAAAAGAAGGAAGCTGTGGTATCTAAATGCAGGCTATTGTAAATGGTGTTGCTTGCTGTAAGGTTCACTGAGATAGTATGAGATGCTTGGTTCTGCCTGatgtattaaaatcatttagtaTATGAAggaaatcaatcaaatattggtTTGGCTAATGTGAATTGGTATGAAAAGACAGCAGCATATTATACGGATGATCATAACAATTTAGTTCTACCTAAATCGATcaatctttttgtatttttagcatATTTAATGGTTCTTCCGACTTTCtaggatttattattattgtttaaaaaatgatgaactgGTTATGCAATTAGAGAATTGTGTAATCAGTAAATGTTTGGACTTATTAGCTTGAATCCTGCAGGTACTATGTAGTCCTTGCCAATGTGGATTTCCACAGTACTGTGATTCTCAAAGATAGGAGAAGCTGTTGGGTGCCATCTGAGCACTCTGACTGAAACTGTACTTTCCAATTTAACATTGATTTAAAAAGATTCTCTAGGCGACAATCGATTTGGAAAAAATGCAAATTATGAGCTCGACCAAATCCTATGGTCCTCAAATGGACATCATAATTTGAAGTCTTAGTGTCTACCTGGTCGTCAATCCAGGCATAGAATACTGGGCAGTTTTTTCCATGTAGTTGTTTTTTGGGCGGCAGCCCTGTGTGGCACGTGCTCTATCCTGGTACGTAGCAGCATTGACAAGTTTAGAAATGCACAACGCTATTGACATCACACCCTCATATGATGgataaattattatcatatgGGATTTAATTAGTAAATTCTTATCATAAACTTCTGCTATCAGCAGTGTTTGGATTTgaaatttatgtttataaaaataagtttctaTCTCCATCTACATTGCAGTCTGGATATcacgttttattttttaacaaacattCTGTCACTTGCAATCACCTCAGAGCATGGATTTGATGATTGTATGCTTCTTGTCACCTGTAACATGCATAGGCCGTTCCCCAGTAAATTTTGCCAACTCCTTTTGAAACCTATCCATAGCTTGCAATGGCAAAGACATTTGTATCAGAATCCCATCCTCTCCTGTGCTCTTTTTGAACCGCTCACAGAAACTCGTGTTTGGAGCTGCTTTAGCTACACCAGCGTACACAGGTTTTCCCCACCCAAAATCAAATTCTCTAAATGGGACACGCGATGAATCTGCGACTATGAAGTGCCCAGCTGTTGAATAATGAGGTCGTCCCTGGATTGTGCTCTATTGCAATTGTGCGACATTTCCATATACAAGCTATGAGT
This genomic interval from Populus alba chromosome 1, ASM523922v2, whole genome shotgun sequence contains the following:
- the LOC118038639 gene encoding rop guanine nucleotide exchange factor 14 isoform X3, yielding MPRIQGIMTYNGLESCIINNQSYENESGTSRGEGCVSDSFDDDGCSSCSSSKDAFGSFSSKWLTVKKDEHGLNDWELAGSPQHFYDKEKPCYSIQYSDVETMKEKFAKLLLGEDITGGRSGLSTALALSNAITNLAATVFGELWKLEPLPEERKTKWQREMDWLLSPTNYMVELVPAKQNCANGRMLEIMTPKARADIHVNLPALQKLDSMLIDTLDAMVNTEFWYSEVGSRAEGRTKSAKQSKRWWLPLPQVPTTGLSDSGRKKLLNQSKVVYQVFKAAKSVNETILLEMPVPTIIKDALPKSGKANLGEELYKVLTADSNTAEEMLNSLDLKSEHSALEAVNKLEAAIFAWKERVTAQVSGRSPVRTSWSFVKDPVSEFDKMESLLDSAESLLQLLKSRYPSLPQTFLDSTKVQYGKDVGHAILEAYSRVLGNVAFSILSRIADVMQEDSLTNPSSPAATCCFPGINSSGYVETPGHVLHVRQSLIIDEMNNVDGKYRESNASHISDQELSYSEARTSSAIATPSRSRVWCIGGDACRSLSPTNSP
- the LOC118038639 gene encoding rop guanine nucleotide exchange factor 14 isoform X1 — encoded protein: MMILRRRLACCTRDREISLDFDKQERIMTYNGLESCIINNQSYENESGTSRGEGCVSDSFDDDGCSSCSSSKDAFGSFSSKWLTVKKDEHGLNDWELAGSPQHFYDKEKPCYSIQYSDVETMKEKFAKLLLGEDITGGRSGLSTALALSNAITNLAATVFGELWKLEPLPEERKTKWQREMDWLLSPTNYMVELVPAKQNCANGRMLEIMTPKARADIHVNLPALQKLDSMLIDTLDAMVNTEFWYSEVGSRAEGRTKSAKQSKRWWLPLPQVPTTGLSDSGRKKLLNQSKVVYQVFKAAKSVNETILLEMPVPTIIKDALPKSGKANLGEELYKVLTADSNTAEEMLNSLDLKSEHSALEAVNKLEAAIFAWKERVTAQVSGRSPVRTSWSFVKDPVSEFDKMESLLDSAESLLQLLKSRYPSLPQTFLDSTKVQYGKDVGHAILEAYSRVLGNVAFSILSRIADVMQEDSLTNPSSPAATCCFPGINSSGYVETPGHVLHVRQSLIIDEMNNVDGKYRESNASHISDQELSYSEARTSSAIATPSRSRVWCIGGDACRSLSPTNSP
- the LOC118038639 gene encoding rop guanine nucleotide exchange factor 14 isoform X2, which encodes MVYFWISCEPGPPILHILVCTMTGIMTYNGLESCIINNQSYENESGTSRGEGCVSDSFDDDGCSSCSSSKDAFGSFSSKWLTVKKDEHGLNDWELAGSPQHFYDKEKPCYSIQYSDVETMKEKFAKLLLGEDITGGRSGLSTALALSNAITNLAATVFGELWKLEPLPEERKTKWQREMDWLLSPTNYMVELVPAKQNCANGRMLEIMTPKARADIHVNLPALQKLDSMLIDTLDAMVNTEFWYSEVGSRAEGRTKSAKQSKRWWLPLPQVPTTGLSDSGRKKLLNQSKVVYQVFKAAKSVNETILLEMPVPTIIKDALPKSGKANLGEELYKVLTADSNTAEEMLNSLDLKSEHSALEAVNKLEAAIFAWKERVTAQVSGRSPVRTSWSFVKDPVSEFDKMESLLDSAESLLQLLKSRYPSLPQTFLDSTKVQYGKDVGHAILEAYSRVLGNVAFSILSRIADVMQEDSLTNPSSPAATCCFPGINSSGYVETPGHVLHVRQSLIIDEMNNVDGKYRESNASHISDQELSYSEARTSSAIATPSRSRVWCIGGDACRSLSPTNSP